One genomic segment of Mycolicibacterium chubuense NBB4 includes these proteins:
- a CDS encoding O-methyltransferase — protein MSSTDEPGGGSGDSGARPSQAEAIVRHAEHSISEDAIVAAARERAVDIGAGAVTPAVGALLCVLAKLTGAKAVVEVGTGAGVSGLWLLSGMREDGVLTTIDVEPEHQRIAKQAFTEAGVGPGRTRLISGRAQEVLTRLADESYDLVFIDADPADQPQFVVEGVRLLRPGGAIVVHRAALGGRAGDASAKDAEVGAVREAARLIAEDERLTPVLVPLGDGLLVAARD, from the coding sequence ATGTCCAGCACCGACGAGCCCGGGGGCGGCTCCGGCGATTCCGGAGCGCGGCCCAGCCAGGCCGAGGCGATCGTCCGTCACGCCGAGCATTCGATCTCCGAGGACGCCATCGTCGCCGCGGCGCGGGAACGCGCGGTCGACATCGGCGCCGGTGCGGTGACCCCCGCCGTCGGCGCACTGCTCTGCGTGTTGGCCAAGCTGACCGGCGCGAAAGCGGTGGTCGAGGTGGGCACCGGAGCCGGGGTGAGCGGTCTGTGGCTGCTCTCGGGGATGCGCGAGGACGGTGTGCTGACGACCATCGACGTCGAACCCGAGCATCAGCGCATCGCCAAGCAGGCGTTCACCGAAGCCGGGGTGGGCCCGGGCCGGACGCGCCTGATCAGCGGCCGCGCCCAGGAAGTGCTCACCCGGCTGGCCGACGAGTCCTACGACCTGGTGTTCATCGACGCCGACCCCGCCGACCAGCCGCAGTTCGTCGTCGAGGGTGTGCGACTGCTGCGGCCGGGCGGAGCGATCGTCGTGCACCGCGCGGCGCTCGGCGGGCGGGCCGGCGACGCCTCGGCCAAGGATGCCGAGGTCGGTGCGGTGCGCGAGGCGGCGCGGCTGATCGCCGAGGACGAGCGGCTCACGCCTGTCCTGGTCCCGCTGGGCGACGGGCTGCTGGTCGCGGCCCGCGACTGA
- a CDS encoding TetR/AcrR family transcriptional regulator, giving the protein MRSADDLTTRARIRDAAIDLFGRDGFGVGVRAIAAAAGVSPALVIHHFGSKDGLHKACDDYVAETVRESKSQSLQTSDPATWLGQLAEIEEYAPLVAYLVRSLQSGGELAKSLWRTMIDNGEQYIEEGVRAGTIKPSADPKARARFLALTGGGALLLYLQMHDDPTNLRAVLRDYSEDMVLPALEVYTLGLLADSTMYDAFLARREKGIPFTANPEDHDE; this is encoded by the coding sequence GTGCGTTCAGCTGACGATCTGACCACCAGGGCGCGGATCCGGGACGCGGCGATCGATCTGTTCGGCCGCGACGGCTTCGGCGTGGGTGTGCGGGCCATCGCCGCGGCGGCGGGGGTGAGCCCGGCGCTCGTGATCCACCATTTCGGCTCCAAGGACGGTCTGCACAAGGCGTGTGACGACTACGTCGCCGAGACGGTGCGCGAGAGCAAGTCGCAGTCGTTGCAGACCTCCGACCCCGCGACGTGGCTGGGTCAGCTGGCTGAGATCGAGGAGTACGCGCCGCTGGTCGCCTATCTGGTGCGCAGCCTGCAGTCGGGAGGTGAGCTCGCGAAGTCGTTGTGGCGCACCATGATCGACAACGGCGAGCAGTACATCGAAGAGGGCGTGCGCGCCGGCACCATCAAGCCGAGCGCCGACCCGAAGGCCCGCGCGCGCTTCCTGGCGCTGACCGGTGGCGGCGCCTTACTGCTGTACCTGCAGATGCACGACGACCCGACGAATCTTCGTGCGGTGCTGCGGGATTACAGCGAGGACATGGTGCTGCCCGCGCTCGAGGTCTACACCTTGGGCCTGCTGGCCGATTCGACGATGTACGACGCCTTCCTCGCCAGACGCGAGAAGGGCATCCCGTTCACAGCCAACCCGGAAGACCACGATGAGTGA